A genome region from Rhodopseudomonas boonkerdii includes the following:
- a CDS encoding bifunctional helix-turn-helix transcriptional regulator/GNAT family N-acetyltransferase, translated as MSCSPATDPVAAVRAFNRFYTRKLGVLDQQLLASPYSLTEARVLYELAHEDSLSARTIGDALGLDAGYLSRILKGFTEKGLISRKPSAKDRRLHQLSLTAKGRLAFGRLNRGSHDHVEAMLNKLGTDAPRVVQAMTIIEKLLGTDEGHRPLAMLRDPRPGDMGWVVQSHGALYASEYGFDASFEGLVADIVAKYLAAFDPSRERCWIADMDGRQVGSIFLVKGSDDIAKIRLLIIDPAGRGQGLGHRLVAEAIGFARQCGYRKITLWTQSNLFAARKIYERAGFKLVASEPHRSFGQNLVGETWELVL; from the coding sequence ATGTCCTGCTCGCCCGCCACCGATCCCGTTGCCGCCGTTCGTGCTTTCAATCGCTTCTACACGCGCAAACTTGGCGTGCTGGACCAGCAATTGCTGGCGAGCCCGTATTCTCTCACGGAGGCGCGCGTGTTGTACGAACTCGCGCATGAAGACAGCCTGTCGGCACGCACGATCGGCGATGCTCTCGGCCTTGACGCCGGTTATCTTAGCCGCATTCTGAAAGGCTTCACGGAAAAAGGCCTGATCTCGCGCAAGCCCTCGGCCAAGGATCGGCGTCTTCACCAATTGAGCCTCACGGCCAAGGGCCGTCTCGCCTTTGGCCGTCTCAACCGCGGATCACACGATCATGTCGAAGCCATGCTGAACAAGCTCGGCACCGACGCTCCGCGCGTCGTGCAGGCGATGACCATTATCGAGAAGCTGCTCGGCACGGATGAAGGCCACAGGCCTCTCGCGATGCTACGCGACCCGCGGCCTGGCGATATGGGTTGGGTGGTACAGAGCCACGGTGCACTCTATGCATCCGAATACGGTTTCGATGCCTCCTTCGAAGGACTCGTTGCCGACATCGTCGCCAAATATCTCGCCGCCTTCGATCCTTCGCGCGAGCGCTGCTGGATCGCGGATATGGATGGCCGGCAGGTCGGCTCGATCTTTCTCGTCAAGGGATCGGACGACATCGCGAAAATCCGCCTGCTGATCATCGATCCCGCCGGCCGCGGCCAGGGGCTCGGGCATCGGCTGGTCGCTGAAGCCATCGGTTTCGCGCGGCAATGCGGCTATCGGAAAATCACGCTGTGGACGCAGAGCAACCTGTTCGCGGCGCGCAAGATTTACGAACGCGCCGGCTTCAAGCTCGTCGCCAGCGAGCCGCATCGCAGCTTCGGGCAGAACCTCGTGGGCGAGACCTGGGAACTCGTCCTGTAG
- the moaB gene encoding molybdenum cofactor biosynthesis protein B, with amino-acid sequence MSIDESKTFVPLNIAVLTISDTRSLDDDKSGATLADRLTSAGHVLAKREIVTDDVEAIRAVVKSWIADPGIDAIITTGGTGFTGRDVTPEAIEPLFEKRMDGFSIAFHMLSHAKIGASTIQSRATAGTAGATFIFCLPGSPGACRDGWDGILKAQLDYRTRPCNFVEIMPRLDEHLLRPKAKGGSA; translated from the coding sequence ATGTCCATCGACGAATCCAAAACCTTCGTGCCGCTCAACATCGCGGTGCTGACGATTTCCGACACGCGCTCGCTCGATGATGACAAATCCGGCGCGACGCTGGCGGATCGGCTGACCTCTGCAGGTCATGTCCTGGCGAAGCGTGAGATCGTCACCGACGATGTCGAGGCGATCCGCGCAGTAGTGAAATCATGGATCGCCGATCCCGGTATCGATGCGATTATCACGACGGGTGGGACCGGCTTCACTGGCCGCGATGTGACGCCGGAGGCGATCGAGCCTCTGTTCGAAAAGCGGATGGATGGTTTCTCCATCGCGTTTCATATGCTGAGCCATGCCAAAATCGGTGCCTCGACCATTCAGAGCCGCGCCACGGCGGGCACGGCAGGTGCGACCTTCATCTTCTGCCTGCCGGGGTCACCGGGGGCATGCCGCGATGGCTGGGACGGTATCCTGAAAGCCCAGCTCGATTACCGCACACGCCCGTGCAATTTCGTTGAGATCATGCCGCGGCTGGATGAGCATCTGCTGCGGCCGAAGGCGAAAGGTGGGTCGGCCTGA
- the ypfJ gene encoding KPN_02809 family neutral zinc metallopeptidase: MRYDDFRRSDNIDDRRDDDGGGYGGGGGFGIPGGGGGLGIGTVIVLGLVGWALGIDPRLLISGAEIFTGGQQAPTYQTDRRSAPSKSGAPTDEMGSMISGVLGEIDDRWSEIFRESGQTYKGPQIVLFRNATNGGRCGMAQSAMGPFYCPPDQKIYLDTSFFRQVETKFRGCSGNACKFTAAYIIAHEAGHHVQNLLGIIPRVTRAQQQASSKAEANNLQVRVELQADCLSGVWVNREEKKRPGFLEQGDIDAALQTAAAIGDDTLQRQAQGRVVPDSFTHGSAAQRKRWFMVGYQQGTIQACNTFGTDRL, encoded by the coding sequence ATGCGTTACGATGATTTCCGTCGCAGCGATAATATCGATGACCGTCGCGACGACGATGGCGGTGGTTACGGCGGCGGAGGCGGTTTTGGCATTCCCGGCGGAGGCGGCGGTCTCGGCATCGGCACAGTGATCGTGCTCGGACTTGTCGGCTGGGCGCTCGGCATCGATCCGCGTTTGCTCATCAGCGGCGCGGAGATTTTCACCGGCGGCCAGCAGGCGCCGACCTACCAGACCGATCGCCGTTCGGCGCCGAGCAAGTCGGGTGCACCGACGGACGAAATGGGCAGCATGATTTCCGGCGTGCTCGGCGAGATCGACGATCGCTGGAGCGAGATTTTCCGCGAGAGCGGGCAAACCTACAAGGGTCCGCAGATCGTACTGTTTCGCAATGCCACCAATGGCGGCCGCTGCGGCATGGCGCAGTCGGCGATGGGGCCGTTCTATTGCCCTCCGGACCAGAAGATCTATCTCGACACCAGCTTCTTCCGGCAGGTCGAGACCAAGTTTCGCGGCTGCTCGGGAAATGCGTGCAAGTTCACCGCCGCCTATATCATCGCGCATGAAGCCGGCCATCACGTCCAGAACCTGCTCGGCATCATCCCGCGCGTGACGCGCGCGCAACAGCAAGCATCCAGTAAGGCGGAAGCGAATAACCTGCAGGTGCGCGTGGAGCTGCAGGCGGACTGCCTGTCCGGCGTCTGGGTCAATCGCGAGGAGAAGAAGCGTCCCGGCTTCCTTGAGCAGGGCGATATCGATGCGGCGCTGCAGACCGCGGCGGCGATCGGCGACGATACGCTGCAGCGCCAGGCGCAGGGCCGCGTCGTGCCGGACTCCTTCACCCACGGCTCGGCCGCGCAGCGCAAGCGCTGGTTTATGGTAGGTTACCAACAGGGGACCATCCAGGCCTGCAATACGTTCGGTACGGATCGACTTTGA